AGGCAGAGCTTTTCTTTAATAGAAATCCAGGGCCTCGTTTCATTTTGTTGCACCTAACTGCATTACCAGGAAATGTTAGACAAATCTTTATCTATAAATTGCATTCAGAAAGCAGGTTACCAAATGATACAAAGTTGTCTGGTAATTGACCATGCAGGGTATCCTTTAATTCTTTCCAAAATGTCTGTATTTTGGTCATGTACTGCATTATGTAAAATGCAACCATATTGTGCCTTAATTCAGACCTAAAGAGACTGAATTCTTTACACTTTGGGAGTCTTCCTACAAAATAAAAATCTCTAACATTTTAacttcagatttttttccccactaatTTGTGTCCAGAAGATAAAGGATTTGTTAGGAATATCAAACAAGAACTATTTAAACCTATAGAAATATTTGTTAAAGACACTGGCAGGGCTTCTTCTGTAGCAGTTTCCATCAAAGCAGAATCTTACACAAATGGAAACAGAACAGTACAGCAAATGCCAGGAAAGGCATTCCTAGTAAATAAAGGTAAGAAGAGGTAGTGCAGCACTACTTTAAAGGCTTATGCAAATCGCCATGCAGTTGAGGCAAGGAGAAGCTAAGCCATTACAAGGCTCTTTTTTATGTTTCTAGATTTTTAttaacaggatgagaggaataAATTCTCTTCATAGCAAATACTAAGACAGTAGGAGTCCTATTGTGTACATTTAATGCCAAATGAAAAGTAAAGCACTTTATGGTGCACGTATGCCCAGCTGAAACTAGGTCTTCTAATCTCACCATTCATACAATCAGTGTTTCTTCAGAGCTGATTTTATCCCATCTTTTCACCTCACAGTGCTAACTGCCAGTAGCTCACAGGCAAGGATTCCCTCTTTGTACTTCAACAGATCAACTTGGAACATGCTTTTCTATGTACTTACATTCCTGTTAAGTAAGAAAACTACTGGTATAAACCCAAAACAGAGCTGCACTTCTAAAACAAAGTACATGGTAGTTCAGAGAATCCAAAGAAGAACAGTTTCagggttttctttcttccctatCCCTTTCCTAAGCAACCAGAATTGTCATGACATCAGtatgggaaaagagaagggaaaaagtaATAAATGAAAAGGACAGAGAGCAAAAGGCATGCTGAGATCACAGAAGATGTAGGACATAAAAATGATTGTGCAGCCTATTCAGGTACTCTCTGTAACCATTTTTCCTGATGTATCCTCTTTCcctttgcttctttttctttaaaaacatatctgcagccagctgctacAGTGGGGAAATGACAGGTAGTTTTTTGAGATTTTTTGGGGGTGGAGGTTTCTCTGATTGTGATTTGTGCAATATCGAAactaggcaaaaaaaaattcatCTTTCTGAATTGACACAGTGTGCTGTTTGGAGAATTGTGGAGAATATATGTCATTCAGGAATACATTCTGGGACAAGGGAAAAAGAGTATCATCAAATTACTATAAAAATAAATATCAAGGCTGTGGTTAGTCTCTCCCAGgattaaaaaggaaagaaaaaaaatctattatatttctttgtttttttaaggaaGAAGAACTTCTGAAGATACTTGTGAGGCATGGGGTCCGTAGTGGAAAAACTGCCAGCCTGGAGATGGAAGTGGATGGGCTGCCCTTTTACAACACTCACTCACTTATGATTGAAAAGCTGCTGCAAGAAGTGCAACAATGACTGGCTCTAATGATTTCTTTGTCAAGAGTCATTCCCATGTTATCTTCTTACCTCTTTGGTTCTCACAAGGTACAGAAGATCAGAAAAAGATAACTTATCATCTCTGGTGTCTTTGCTGCACAAAACCATTCATTTTTACCCTTACATCTTCTCTGTGAAGCAAGAAGAAGATAGCATCAAGATGATTCTGTCTGCCTTTcttttctgtaattctgtaatgGATAATGGATATTAAATTATATTATACCCTAAGAGGTGATCTGTTTTTGACAAAGAAAGCTTCTCATGAAAATGAAATATTAATGCATTGCCGTTCCTGTTTTGCTAACCTTGTAACTGTAACAGGAAGTAACTCTTGTAGCAGCCTGGATTTAAAAATACCATGTGGTGGGGAAGGCAGCTGCAGTGAAGAGGGGAAggtcaaacaaaaaaacccggTGTTACAGTAGTGAAAGTTGTTAAATACAGCTCCCTTGCACTCTTCCTGTGGCCCCTCTAAAACTGTTCTCTTATGGCAGTGGATAGTTTGGAGAAGTGTGAGGAGCTTAAGTGTAGAGGCTTAGCTGAGCTAATGAAAatgagggcagtgctgcagagctgctgtgtaaAGGGTGGCTACACCATTTGCCTCCTTCAGGTTTGTAGTTTGTCGTTTACATATTTTTGTCCATTTCTGGGTAATTTAGGAAGGTAGCAGATATGTCAGGGTAACTCACTGTTAAGATTAAATTAATTACATCCACAAATAGTGATTAAAAACGAATGCTTAGAAATTAAAACatgagaagaaatgaaaaagaaccccaaccaaaaccatttgcATCCAGGATGAAGTAAAATTGGTAAGCGAACGTTTAGATGATTTCCAGTCATATAGATTCAGCTCCTGATTCTAAGCGAAGCAACATTAAATTGTATCTGAAAGGCTTAATAGCACTGAACCAGTACATGACAAATGGCTGTGAATTGTGTCTGTGTTGTGTCATTTAAAGCCAAGATTTTACTTGAACTACAGATGAGTGCCAGGGCTGAAGTTCTCTAAGTTGtcagccctcacagcagagaggacaGAGTATATTTGGTATATTTGACACCGTACTTCTCAGGTACTGGTGATGTATTTGCAATGAGCACCAAACCATTGTGCTTTAACAGGATGAGAAAGGGACTTGTGTTTAGACACTGTTTTTAAACAAAGGAGAGTGGACTTACATCAGTCAGCAGCACCTTGTATCTACTCTCCTTTCTGACAGGggagttttatttttcttctcttaggTAAGACAAACACGTCACTttctgagaaagagaaaaatcagtTTGTACCACAAACATCAGCATACTTTGAACATTAATcttctgaacaccttcagaatGCAGAGCCTTTAAAGActtaaaagaatcatagaatcatagaatcaaccaggttggaagagacctccaagatcatccagtccaacctagcacccagccctagccagtcaaccagaccatggcactaagtgcctcatctaggcttttcttgaagacctccagggacggtgcctccaccacctccctgggcagcccattccaatgccaatcactctctctgggaagaacttcctcctaacatccagcctatactttccctggcacaacttgagactgtgtccccttgttctattgctggttgcctgggagaagaggccaccccccacctggctacaatgtcccttcaggtagttgtagagcctcctcttctccaggctgcacacccccagctccctcagcctctcctcatagaagaagacccctcttttttttctctcttgtgaGTTAGCAGGTTAAATGTTGACAACTGCGGCAGCAAAATGCTGAGCTCTATTACACAGGTTTCCATTTGAATTTGAAGTGCAGCAGTTGACCACATCAAAGTACCAGCTCGAATAAGCCTTAATCCTTCAGAGGACAGTTCAACATAATATGGCATGCTCTGCATTCCAGATGTCTAATTTAAACAAAGTCTAACAGTAAAGACATGAAGCATAAACAGGACAACAAATATTTCATCCTAGAACAAACCACATGTCTTACAGCCTGCCAGGTCATGGTGGTCCAAGTAGTTGGCTGGGCACTTAACAACATACAGGCACAGCATTATGGCAGTTGGGGGTCCCTGCCTTATGACCCTGTTGTTACAGACAGGAGATTAGAGGAAAGATTAGGAGAAAGTAAAACCAAACAGTACTAAcagtcaaaagaaaaaaatgcatttaataAGCTAATTAATCCAGCCTGGTGAGTCATCTAAGTATAAAGAAATCTAAAATAATTAAACAGACCAAATGTTAACCTAAGCAAACCTAATCCTCTTCTTAGGAGCGTGGACATGAATCCTCTCTgtaaggggaaggaggagaggatcTGAAGTACTACAAATAAAAACTGTGGGCCAAAACCATAAGAGAGTTATTTCAAACACAGAGTGAACAAACAGAGAAAGTAAACActaaaaatattatttattaaacATACTTCCCTAATTTAATAATTGTCCTCAAAGTGGCTTCTAGCAAACTGTGAGAATAGATTCCTTTTAGAAACTGATGACAAATAAGGCTGTGTTACAGTAACATACTTCAGATATTAGGAGGAGACTGCCTGGCTAAAGAATCTTCTGACATTAAATGAAATGAAACTGATTATAATGCTGGAAGTTATCTTCCCcagactgcagagagagaggcatTTCAAGAAAGGTTTGAAACCAGAAGTGAAAGGACAAGGCAATATTCATGGTGTAACAGTTACAGATACAAGATGGTATGATGTGCAGATCACAAAACATCATAAAAGATTCATTATAATAATAATACAACAAATAGAGAGGAGATGATGGTAGAAACAATACTGCAGAGCATAACTCATACATCTTTAACTACCATTATCAGCGCTTCTATcctgtggtttttttctgtttaagaaagaaacaagaaacagTTCATTCATACATCACTACATTTACTGAACAATGACCAAACCCTAAGCCACAGAACCTGTGGGAGAAAACAGAGTTTTAACAGAATCCATTGATCAGCTTCCCTACCAAATATGTTGTTATTTAACTGTCTGCTGCAAAAGACATACAGATTCCAAATGACACAACTGAAACCTTAACAAGCTGTAGGAATGCTTAGATGTAACTAAATTTGCTTTGACATGGGAACTCAGAGAAACACATGGGGTCAAAGTGCCtcatgcatagaatcatagaatcatagaatcaaccaggttggaagagacctccaagatcatccagtccaacctagcacccagccctagccagtcaactagaccatggcactaagtgcctcatccagtcttttcttgaagacccccagggacggtgcctccaccacctccctgggcagccggttccaatgggaaatcactctctctgtgaagaacttcttcctaatatccagcctatacctaccctggcacaacttgagactgtgtccccctaaataatacaaacatagaatcataaaatggttttgggttggaaggaacctccaaagctcttctagttcaagccccctgcagcaagcagggacatccttgaCTAGGTCAGATTGCCCAGAGTCCTATCCAGACTaatcttgagtatctccaaggatAAGGCCTTAACTACctctctgggtgacctgttccattGTTCCACCAACCTAAcggtaaagaatttgttcctaacatccaatctaaatctactcttttgCAAGTTAACAGACTAAATTATTTGTGCCTATGAGGGCCAGGAATTCCCTTACCTCTGGTAGTCAGCAGAAACTTCATGACAAGGTTAAACAGTCAAACAACAGAAGGCCTCAGCAGATGCTAAGTGCCTTGTACAAGAAAATCTTTACTGGATTGATTAATCCAGGAGGTTTGTTCTGGCATGGTCTCTGCAGGCCTTGAAACTGACTAAAGGAGAAGTTATTTCAGACAGTTACAGAAATGCTGCAGaaatcccctcccccctcccccccccttttttttttaataagtacATATGGGGCATTTGATTTGTTCTGTCTCAAACATTTTCAAAAGATAACAACTTGGGAAAAGTGATTTTCTCTCAATGCtgcagaaacaaacagaaagcagtCGCAAACAAAGTCAGCAGAAGCACACACCACGAGAACTAGCTTTTTCTACTCAGTGCAGTCATCAAGACAACACTATTGAGTGGTACCTCAATGCCAACAGACACATGAGGGCAACTAAAGAGACTTAGTACATGCTTTCCTCGCTATTGCCAAGGCACAAGCACCTCCAGAAACAACCTCACTGCACTGCTAATAAGCCTTTGGGAGGCAACATCAGATAGATATGCAAACTCAGCCACAGTTGTAGATTTTAGATTCATGCCCTTTTCTGATGAATGCTATAGGCTGCCCATGTTAGTTCTGGAGGAGTCCTTCACTTCAGTATCATCATGTGATATTTGTAATAATCCTGGTTGTTGCTCCTGCTCTTGTGGCCTGTTGGGAGTTTCTGGAGCAGTCAGCGGGTAGGATTCTTTTGTCTCAGTCCTCAGACACCCTAAACATGTTAAACAAGATTCTCGCATCTTGGCAAAGTTCTGGTAAGTGCTTTCACTGGAAAAACAGTACAATACAGGGTCAGCAACACAGTTAAAAGTAGTTAACAGGAGAGAAACATGGTAAATATTAAATATTTTCTCAGCAAATGAGCAGTTGTTCTCCAGCAAGCTGCGAACAACAAGTAGGATGTGGTATGGTGCGAAGCAAactaaaaaaatgaaaacagtgcTTGAAACCAGTCGTTTAATCtggattttcttcttcttttgagTGCCATGACTCTTGTGGACAACTCGCAAAATGCCACAGTAAGAGAAGGCCAGCAGAAAAATGGGGAAAAGGAAGCCAGCAGAGAAGTGATAGTAATTGACGATGCGCTCCCATTCCTCGATGGGATAATGCTCAAAGCACACCATGTGGCTCTCAGCATCCCGGCTGATCTTCCTGTGTGCAAAGACAAAGTAGCATGTCACTATTTCTTTGGTCCAGATAATGATGCTCACAACTACAGCAGCCTTCATTGTCCTGAACTGTTGAAACTGAAAAGGGTGCACTACTGCGAGGTAGCGGTCAATGGagatgcagcagaggaagcccaCACTGATATAGATATTCTTATACAAGAGGATGCCACAAATtttgcacagcagctccttgtaCGTCCAGTTGTCATGCTGTAAAACATACTGAAGCCAAAAGGGCAAAGAAAATATGTAGAGCAGGTCTGCCACAGTCAAATTGCAAAGGTAGATACCCAGTTCATTTTTAGCCTTGATCTGTAAATAACCATAGTACAATGACAGGCAGTTAGCTGGCAAGCCTAATATAAATACAAGTATGTAGACCACGGGGGATAAAGTCTGGTGGATATCATGATTAATGATGCACTCCTCAGTTGCATTCCCTGTGAAATTCACCATCTTCTACTTCCAGCTGTGTATCATTCATCAGGGTCCCAAGTGAATAGATGTAAAATTTGATTTCATCCAGTTTTGTGCACTGCTTATTTCTTCCACAAACCTTTTGTCTGAAGTGATGACTTGCTGCAGTATCTTAATAACCTGAAGGCAAAACACACGAAGGTCTTCAAAAGGGACACAACTGTCAAACATACAGTTTTTAGTAAGGTGTTTTTTCCCCTAGCACTAAATGTACTGTAGTCCTTGACAGAAGACAAAGCCTATCTGGGAAATTGCAATTCTTATGAGTAAGTCCTAGTGCTTACCAGAAAATGTTGTGTCCAAGAATGTCAAAGCAAATTTGTCAAACAAACATTTGTCACTTCAGATTTGTCAGTATCTAAAAGCTTAAGAAATATCATCTCTGTTTTGCATATGAGGCACAAAAGCAGTACTCTGATTTGTCCACAATGGAAAAAATGTCTCAGGCAAACCAGCACCCCCCTCAGACCTCCGCAGAGTGCACAAACCAGTTGAATTTTAGTCTTCTTAAATTTTATTTGAGATAAAAGATACCATGGAATATGCAGTTCAATCCATGAGaatgagggggggaaaaggaattTTTAGCAGTTTCTCTTACAGTTGCTTGTAAACACACTCCTGAAATCAAGCTGTCTCTGTCAAAAGGACACTGTAAAAGTCTGGTGCAATGAATGTTCATGGTCTTGGTCCTACAGGATGTGCTATCACAGCTTTGTTATTTGCTATTACTTCTTAAAAACACTCATTTGCTGTTACTACTTAGACATTTATGTATTTGCTTTTCATCTTCAT
This genomic interval from Pogoniulus pusillus isolate bPogPus1 chromosome 1, bPogPus1.pri, whole genome shotgun sequence contains the following:
- the GPR68 gene encoding ovarian cancer G-protein coupled receptor 1; the protein is MVNFTGNATEECIINHDIHQTLSPVVYILVFILGLPANCLSLYYGYLQIKAKNELGIYLCNLTVADLLYIFSLPFWLQYVLQHDNWTYKELLCKICGILLYKNIYISVGFLCCISIDRYLAVVHPFQFQQFRTMKAAVVVSIIIWTKEIVTCYFVFAHRKISRDAESHMVCFEHYPIEEWERIVNYYHFSAGFLFPIFLLAFSYCGILRVVHKSHGTQKKKKIQIKRLVSSTVFIFLVCFAPYHILLVVRSLLENNCSFAEKIFNIYHVSLLLTTFNCVADPVLYCFSSESTYQNFAKMRESCLTCLGCLRTETKESYPLTAPETPNRPQEQEQQPGLLQISHDDTEVKDSSRTNMGSL